From the Carnobacterium maltaromaticum DSM 20342 genome, the window CTACATAAATAATGGAGAGATCGTTTTTTTTTGATTTTATACATAAGTCTTCAGCTATTAACTGAAGACTATCCGTATCAATCGGCGAAAAAGTTTCATCTATAAGAATTACATCCCAAATATCGAAAAATAACAATGATAGTCCTAATTTCATTTTTGTTCCTAAAGATGCTTTTCCATAGGGTGTATTTAAAGTACCTGAAAAAAAAGATTCTAACTTTTCCCACTGTATGATATTAGGAACTATTGAAAAAGTTGTAAAAAGAATTTCTAAATTTTCTTTGATACTAAAAGGACTTATACCTATTGGATAAGAGTCTAAGTATAAACATCTTTTTCCGGAGATAACTATTTTTCCTGTATAAGATGTATCCAAACCTGAAATTAATTTCAAAAGTGTGCTTTTACCAACTCCATTTTTCCCAACAAGACGATATAAGCCATTTGGAATGTTGAAGTTTAGCGAGTTGAAAAGCACTATATTTTTATTCTTTTTCTGTAGATTATTTAAATAAATACTCATAGAATTCTCCTTCTGAATTAGGATATTTACTGGAAAAATTTTCTAATTATTCCAGTAATTACATTTCACGAACTTTCTTAACCAACAAATCCTTCTACAATTGCCGAAAAGATTAATATTAAAAATGATAAAAAATATAATTTAATGAATTTTTTTTGTTCTGTTAACAACTGTGTTATAGATCTAGTCTTGATTAAAACAAATAACATATATTGGCTTAAACCTTGATAAAATATAAAATTAGGTAATTCCAAAAATGAATGAGGAAATAAGTATTTAAAAGATTCTTGGATTCCGTAAAGACGAATGCCTAGCGTTATTTGAAGTGAAGACGAAACTAAATCAAAAATTTGTAATATTGGAGAAAGAACGGGCAAAAAAAGATATAACATAAAATTTTTTGTATTAGATGTCAAGACAACAGACATAAAGCTATGCCCGGTTTTTGGTGGATTACTGACTATCATATTTACATCTAATGCAAAACCAATAAATATACCTAACGAAATACAAGCTATACAAAAAAATATATAATATGTCAAAAAATATTTCAGGTTAACTATTTTTATGCTCACTCCGTCGCTTTTTAAGTTCAAGAAACAACCCCCTTCCTCTAAGACCTGTAACGTCATTCTTTTTATCTGCAAAGAACTATAAATTTAGTCGAGAATCTTTTAGTTAAATAAATCTAAATTAAAATTAATTGATACTAAAAGGTCATACTAAATTTAAATTTTTATTTAGATATAGGAAGTATCCAGTGGATTAAAAACAAATTCACTGTACAATTTAATATATTCCAATTTTTGCGGTTTTAGACCTTTAAAGAATTAGTAAAGTATTAAATGTGATGATGATTAAATAAATAATTGGAAGAGAGAATTTTAGAATTCCCAAAGGTGTACCTATTATGAGATATTCCGATTTTATAAAATAAACTAAACCGATAAAAAATGGAAAAGGTAACAATAAAATATTTTTTAGTAATTGAAATATATCGAGATTTGATAAGGTAGAACCTAATAAAATGATGAAACAAATCAAGGAAAATATTAGAGAAATTGCAAATATTTCACTGATTAAAAATCTTATTTTCCTATTCAATCTGCTGGAATATAATAATTTTGTTCTAGATGAGTTAAAAAAAATATCATCAGAATCGGATCCAATTAAAAGTTCTAAAATACTAATATAAATTATTTGGAAATATGAAAGTATGGGGAGAACTTCACTATAAATAAGAAAGTGTTGTATAATCCAACCAATTGAAAATAGCAAAATTGCAATTAACGTTGTGAATAATGCATTTTCAGTAATATATGTTTTTATTAGTAATATAAGGTTCATTCGTGGAATTTTAATTTTAGAAACTTTTAGTAAATTCAAGTTTTGACTTAAATATTTTCTACAAAAAATATCTATTAGTATAAGCGTTGCTTGTAATAATATTATGTAAAATATCACTAATTTATTTTCTGTAAGAATTAGGGATGCAAATACTAAATATATTAAAGCTCTAATTAATACTTTAGTAACAGAAGTTAAAATAATAGATATAAAGTAGATTGCTGCTTCAAAATAGGGAAGTAACAATAATAAGTTAAAATCTAAAGTATTTATTGCTATTAAGCCAAAAATTGCACTGAATGATAGCTGAATTAAATAACCATAAAAAACGCCATAAAAAAGGTGCTTAAACCCATAATGTTTTGAAGTATAAAAAAGGCCAGGTGTTCGATAACGATATGGGAAATCGAGTTTATTTAAATTTGAAGTAGAAATTGTGAATATATTCGCAATGATTATAAAGCTAATTAATTCATTCTTAATTAGAAATGGATTTATTAAACAAAAAAGTGATATTATTGTAGTAAATAAGATCATCCCAAAAAAATTGAGATGATCTATTATTGAGTTACCATAAAACCTAAAATTAAATTTCATAGCTTACCACAACGCTGCTTTTGCTTTTCCTTGTTTTTTTAGTAGAAATAAAACGGTAGCAACAATTCCAGATGTAATACCCCCCACACCAGTTAACGCTCCAACTATACTAACAATAGCTGCCGCAGTTTGATATGCTGAGATTAAACTAACTACTTGAGTAGCAGTTCCAGTACTAAGTCCTAATGCTCCAGCAATATATGGCGTTGTTGATATAAATAAAATACCTATCGTAATAGAAATTAATACCAAACTAATTGCTCCATAGAACTTGTAATTTTTTGTAAGTCTAACATTCATCATAACTAATACCCTCCATTCATTTTTTTATTCTGAGAACTTTAACATTATAATGCCATTTGTTTTTCATGATATCATGTTTTAAACTATAACATTTAATTTATATTCTGTAAAGACAAATTTGGGAATTTGTAAAAATTATTTATTTACTAAAATAAAAGTTCTATACATATAATTTGGCTATTACAAATATAAAGAGCATGATGGATAGATTAAAAACGGCATTTTTTAACTATGAAATTTTATCTGCTATATTAAACTGTTAAAGAAGCATGAATAGTATTTGAATAGTATTATTTTTTTTCTTTAACAACAGAACGCACAATTAAAAAGCTTGAAATTATAACTATAATGACAGCAATACAAAAAATTAAAACAAATAAAAAGCTATCCCTGAAAGATACAGGAGCAAAGTTTGCCAATGCATATACCAAAATGAAACCTAAAATATCTGTTGATATATATATAATTTTTTTATCCATACTTAATCAAACTCCTTTTCTATTTTTTACGCAATTCT encodes:
- a CDS encoding ABC transporter ATP-binding protein, producing the protein MSIYLNNLQKKNKNIVLFNSLNFNIPNGLYRLVGKNGVGKSTLLKLISGLDTSYTGKIVISGKRCLYLDSYPIGISPFSIKENLEILFTTFSIVPNIIQWEKLESFFSGTLNTPYGKASLGTKMKLGLSLLFFDIWDVILIDETFSPIDTDSLQLIAEDLCIKSKKNDLSIIYV
- a CDS encoding uberolysin/carnocyclin family circular bacteriocin, yielding MMNVRLTKNYKFYGAISLVLISITIGILFISTTPYIAGALGLSTGTATQVVSLISAYQTAAAIVSIVGALTGVGGITSGIVATVLFLLKKQGKAKAALW